CCAGTAGAGATGAGAGCAGGCACAGTTAAAGATCTAGCCAAAGTAATGTAGATGTTCTATTGCAGAGTATTTTTTGGCTCTGAAAATAACTAGAAGCACTTGAACAGGAAGACAAAAGTGGTTCAGCTGAATGGAAAATATTGTGGGGCTAAGAAGCACTAACAACTTAAATCTAACCAGTTCAATCCCAGTAATTAAGTCTGCTGCAACGACAATCTTACCCGTAGGCAGTAAGGTTTACCATGCAAGACATCAGGAATGGGCTGTCCAATTAAACCTTCAGTTCTGAAGGTCAGCTATCTAACAACTAGGTATGCACTGAATTACAGAAACCTTATATCCAAGGAGTTGGTTCGCTCAGCTAACCATACCACAAATTACACTGGTGTTCTCCTTCAAAGCCAGTAGGAAGGCAGACACAGCAACATCTGTGAGGGTAACAGAATAGTGCCATAATACAAGTGGTGGAGCAGAAACTCTGCTGTCCTCAGTTTCAGATGCAGACTTCAGCTGTACCCTTGATTGCTCATAACACCACTGACCTCAACCCCGTCCCTCATCAGAAGGGCCACTTACCgttttttaatttcagagtcACTGAAAGAGGACAAGCGTGGAAGGCCATTCTTCTCATGATCATGTACAATGTTTTCTGGGATCTCTTCTATGGAAGAAAATGCTCCTAGACAAATCAAAATGACAGAGCAAGTGATTCATTCAAGGGAAAAAGCAGTGAGTATAAGCAAGCATGTGTGCCTTTGGCTGACAGTTTtatgtctttctcttttctttatttttaccatTTAAAGTTACTATGTTTAAAACTGTTAAATTATGAGAGATTCTGACTGCAAAGTGGAAACCTGCTAAAATTCTTTAGGGTATATGACATCGAGGTCCAAGACCAAATGGCCCCGAAATTCTCAGAAAAGCATATTATGCAAATTTCATCAACAATTATGTCTAAGCCTGTAACTCCTCACATGtcagtgtccccattccctttccctctgcctgcccaTGCAAATGGAGGAAGACTTTAAAGATTAACTCAGACGAAGGAACCAGCTTTTTGGCTGAGTTTCAACcaccaacaaaaataaatgctatgAGCTGCTTTTGGAACTGCTTCAATGCAAAAGTACTTTGCTGTCAGGATCCATAAAGTTTTTTTAACAAGTATGCTGTGCTGAAACAAAAATTCCAATCAGAGAATACTCCACAGATTAAAAGGCACtaaaattaacaacaaaaagTCTCCAGATACTAATTTCTGCAAGCACATAAGctgacaagaaaaataatgtcaCTTAACTCTGCTGCGTTCATTTTAATATCCTGATCCAGGAAAGTTTTATGACCTTGAGAAACATCTCATGTGGCCCCTTGGGCTTTAGGCATAAGCCTTCACACAACCGCATCATTTCAGAGTATCAACCTGCAACAAGCACAGGGCGCTACAAAACAAGCCCGTTAGGTGAAAGTCTCTACAGCCTTCTCGTTTCCAGAACTGAAGCGAATAATACACACCAGTCAGCTGCTCagttttccaatttttttttcctggagggGGCAGGGCATGACAGGTGGGGACTGGAGTTGTATTTTAGCAATTTCATGTTTTCAACTGTATTTTTTGGTACTACAGGTAACTCACATGTGGACAACGGATGTCAGATTAGACAGCCTCAGGAACCGATACCTTGCATTTATTCAGAGAACATATTCAGTACAAGCAGTAGCAGAGTTACCCCCCCCCACAGTGCCACAGCTGCATTTCCCCATCCTGAATCTCCAAATACCACTTAGGTATTTGAACATAAATTATTCCCCCTCAAGTACGAGCCCTGCCTTCTGAAACTACCCAAAGAGGAGAAAGTTAGATCAACCACAGCAGTAGCCTTCATCAGCAGACACCAGTGCACTTAAGTGGCAGCTTAAGGCAAAAGGGACCAGTGTTTATGGGGAAACAATTTTTTATCATTATCTAACATGATAAAACTAGGAAACTCAAGGTGAAAAGTTCCCTGCTTTTAAGATGTGAGTTATCCTCCACTTGGCGCAGCCAATATATCCCTGCCCATCCTGAGGCGTTCTTTGCATGTTATCTTTTAAATGCTGATAAGAGAGGTACTTCTAATGTCCTCATATAGCTCCATATTTAGTACTTAGAGTGTGACTTTCATAGGTACTaagacacatgcacacacacaggtatGGGTGTATCTCTGCTAGATTTTTAGCTCACATCCATAGATCAAGGATGAAACAAACATTAAAGTTTTTAATGTTAGTACTGCTTGCTAGAAAAATTTTGCTGAGGCACACAgttcatttgcttatttttcaaaCATACTCATCCCTTTATTCCTTCTTTCACCATTTTTTATAACATAACTTTGGTGAGCAAACTATTGCATTAAGCACCTCAGAATCTTCGTAACTCTTAAGATGGTTCACTGATAGAACATACACAAGATTTCAGCAATATAGACCAACAGCACCTGCCAAGTTTTAACTGGCTTTCTTCATAGCTAAGATCTCTAGTTAAAAGTCACTGGCCTTTAGTCAGAAATTTCATATTATTGCTACTTAGGAATTACGATACCTTGTCATATACTTTCAAATTCTGTAAATTAGTGCACCCCTTCAAAGATCAGAAACCTACCTACCACATGCATATGGGGACTCTGTCATGACTCAAATAACTTTTGAGCCAAGAAATAACAAtacttatttttacagaaagaatAGATCTCATTTTAAGGGGATCTTTTGAAAGGACTAGAAACAACTGTGATAAATGCAAAGCTGAAATTAAGTATCAGtgtacagaaatgcagaaagaatcCATTTTAGTTGCCCCAGTTAGAGCAATTCtgtttcctcctgctcttcaaAGAAACCCACACACCCATGGAAGAGTAGATACCATTCAAAACAATCAAGACTTTTTTCCACTGAGTGTTGCCCACTTTCGGCGTCTGACAAAACAGGATCTTGTGCTTGTCACACACAAATATTCGGTCCAAGACGAACTTGGAAACTGCAGTATGAGAGAGATCTCTCAATGCAGTGTCTCTGCAGACATTCCTGAGAAGCTCGAGTCTTTCCATATGAACCAGGGGTTGGCGGATCAGACTTCctgaaaaagcttttccagTTGGCTTTATGAaatgcagaggagaaagaaaaaacaaaagtgaaagatttcagttttcagatCAAATTCTCAGGtataaaaatccccaaactacGCACCCTAATGACTCCCAGATTCATGATTAAAACATTGCTATGTATTAATTAAAGGAGTAGCCCACAGTTTGCTTTCTGCGCTGCTGCTATACATTGTTTCAACTCTTAAGACATTACATGGTAGTATACAGTAGTAAGAGCTTTTCCATACAGTAATTTAAgtctgctgcacagcagcagtgtctTATCTGTGTGGATAAAACATGCTTTGATCAAATACTGGAACTCCCACAGAGTTTCAACAACCTGTAAGAAAGCTTCTGAGAGGTTAGGACAGGAATTTCAACATAAATTATGCTTTAAACTCTGAGAAAATGGGGCTGACccatggtgtgattcttggggacATCCTGTGCAGAgttaagagttggacttgatgatccttgcgggtcccttccaactcagaatattttgtgaCCCATCTGGCAGGGAAAGAATTTAGGATAAAAATTCTGTGTTGTTGTTTGCTAGCACCTGTAGGCATTCACTGTTTCCATTTATCCAAGTTGAAATAAAATCAGGTGAATAAAAATGTGAACAATGAGCATCAGTGTGACAAATAAAAGAAGTAGCAGGATACCTCTCCCCAAAAATGGATGAGCTGTTTCACACGTCTCATTTTCTGAGACTTAGATGGGAACCACAACCACCTCTTGCCTCACAACTAGTGcagtgagaggaaaaaggagctTCTCTGATTAAGAGGTGATGGGAAAGCTTAAATTTCTACTGACAAATTTTCACCTTTCCACTAACTGAATGGCAATCCCCAATATCAATACAGACTAAGGCATGAACTGATTGAGACCAACCCTACCAAGGACTTGGGGATACTGATGAGTGAAAAATTGGTATGTGCTGGCAGTGTGtacttgcagcccagaaagccaactgcaccatgggctgcatAAAAAAGCACTGTGGCCCGCAGGTCaaaggaggtgattctccccctgTACTCTGCTCTACTgccacctggagtgctgcatgcagccctggggcctcagcacaggaaagaccTGGACCTGTGAAGGGAAGGttcagaggaggccatgaagatggtCCGacatggagcacctctcctacgaagacaggctgagacagctgtggctgttcagcctggagaagaaaaggctccaggaaAACCTCACTGCCACCTTTCAATGCCCACAAGGGGTTTttaagaaagacagagaaactTTTTACGAAGGCCTGTAGTGACAAGACAGGGGTAATGGTTTTCAACTGAAAAAAGATAGGTTTAGAcattaggaaggaattttttcctatgAGGCTGGTCAGGCACTagaacaggttacccagagaagctgtagatggTCCAGCCGAGaaatattcaaggccaggttggatggggctctgagcaacctgttctaatGAAGGGTGTGCCTGTCCACGGCAGACgagctggaactagatgatcttcaaagGTCTCTTCgaactcaaaccattctgtgattctatgattttaggTACAGCGTCCAAGTTACAGatgaaaaaggaattatttttgtcCCAAGCttccacaaggaaaaaaatattctcctttttctgtttgttactCTTCTTCAATATCCCCTGCTCAGAATGCGATCTGAACAGTCTGTCAGATTATTTTATCTGTCCAAACAATTCTTTCTGCATGCAACCAAAATTAATGTTGTTATTCTACATTTCATGCTGTCAGGAAGCCAAGAGGGAATTGGTTTAGATCCAGAAACCTTATTATCCTCTTCCATACTAgtaaagaaagcatttaaaactcACTACACATATCTGCCAATCTTCCACTGAATGAAGTGTTTTTCCCAAGTATTTTGAGGGTAACTTAAATTTcatgtttttgaaaaatgaaagcaaaaagagTCGTGTTTATACAACTAACCTATGTTCCATGCTGCatcataaaaatactttaaatataaGATGACTTACatattaatgcaaaaaaaaaagaaaaaaaattgggatttAGCCCACTCTGCAAATGGTCTCAAATTTACATTTGTATAAAGGATTTTCAGAGTTTCCGTGTCAATCTGCTGAAAGCACGGAACTATGCATCCAAAAGATCAACTGGTATTGATTACTATTGTGTTTATATTCTACTttggaaaaatgctgaaatgtgaCACATAAAGAgcacaaaagatgaaaaagaaattgacactgataaaaagaaacagagagattGGGCAGAGATCTAAGAGAATAGAGAAGACACAGGCCTGCCCTCAACAACCACAACCTGATCTCTATGGCAAGACAGAACTTGAGTAATCCAAAACTGGGCCATTATATGAAAAAGGCTAACAAAAATGACTGTTCTGACTTGATAAAGGAATACTGTAACAATTTTCTCCTAGAAATGGAAACACATTAAGTTCAATCATTCAGATGAAACAAGACAGCAGGTTACCGTGACAAACCAGCTCTGTGAAGTTAAAATGAATTCTGTTGGCTCTATCTAAATAGAACAGTCTGAATAAGTAATTCCTGTCTATCAATTCACCTTAACATCAGGAAGCCCTTCCTTaagctcttatttttttctactctttAACACACATAACCCTTATCTCAACAGTATGCACCTGGAATTCTTCAGGCCAATGTTTTTCCTCTGGCACATGTACCTCCTCCACTTTTGTAACAGCTGTCAGTATCAATGGCTCTTGCTTGGCACCATAGCctaaagaaggaagagagatAACAGCATTACAGAAGATGAGGAGAAGGCAACTATTTCTGCTTTACAACTAAAACACATGAACTTTACGTTCTGTATTAAGCTTACAAAACATTAGAATTTGTTTCTACATGGAAAGGCACTAGACAAGACAGGCACAAactatgaatattttaaaggatgTACTCTGTGGGAATTTTGGATGCAATTTCATTTGAGTTTTATCAAAGAAATATGCCCATCATCTTTtacttggtttttttggttgtttgttttgtttttttctaaaaactgTGCAGATAGACATCGAAATCTTGAATCCAAATATCGCAATTGATAGACAATTTGGACTTGTGCATAGGAGatttatattttcaataaaaaacaATCTATCAGGTTTCTCTCTCCCCTTGCACTAGTagaaatgtttcttcttctgtaaACTATTAAACTTACAAGAAGAAGTGTTGTTACAGACacccttttatttctgtggtaCTCTAAGTAAGCACCTATAACCAACAATAAAGAAAGATCCCCCCTTCCTTTGTTACTGGACCAATGGCCTTCCTTAGAAATTctcacaacaacaacaaactcTGCTCATACTCTTGTTCCTTTTATTGGTTTTAGGGCAGCTAATAGTTTGAGACCAATTTAAAGCATGTAAGGGAAGAACCCTTTTCATCTTTTGCATTTAGTATGGtacagaaaaaccaaaaaataacaCAAGGTTATAGCTTTAGTCTACACATTGCAGAAAgatcaaaaataatttaaagcagCTTTCGCTAACtacaaagcaaaaagaacacaatttctctctgaaaatttatttccatctaTATTGGATTACTTTTCCCTTCATACAGATTCTTCTATGAATAATGTTTCTTCATCTGCATCCACAGGGGCTTACCGCTTTATGGTTGAGAAAATGTGTGTACTGCCTATGTCCTTTTCTTCAGGGAGTACTCTGCCTACACTGGATTTTAACAAAGGGCACGCATGGAAAAGCAAGTTAAAACTGAAAGCAATGTAAGCGTTCAAGCACTGTAATTATTGCTGTGCGCAGACTTACTTCATGGTATTCTTCTGGAAAATACAAGTAATCCGATTCAGCTAAACTGTTTTTCACTATCATTGTGTAAAAGCATGCCTGTAGATGCTACAGAAACTTGCTCCTTAAGAAGTTCCTACTGTTCATGCACCCAGGACATTAGTAAAAGGCTTAAACAAAAGAACATTGATTCATTGAGCATCTGCTGGTTTTATTCTATCTGCTAAGAAGACACATCCAAATAAGAAGAATTTCTGACAAGTCATATTTTATTAAGTCTAGAAGAGCTTCTCCAGAATTTACCATCCTGTTTGGACTTTCTCCAAAATTCTGTTGGTATATTCAAAGTATTTCCCTTCATTAGTTCTAGTACACTCCAACACATATATACACTTAACCACAGTCATGCCTTTGCAGGACAAGCTTAAGAACTTATATATCATCTGGTTAGAGAGCTATTTAAAAGGAGTGGAAGATTCagcatagaaaaaaataaaaaagagaaaaaactcgGCAAgccaagataaaaaaaaagcaagtaaatgCAGAGGGTATGCtgtagtaattattttttttaactacattttaattttcctgacaaattCTGATGAAAAGAACCACTCAAAGAACACCTGAGCTGGGAAACGAGTTGGCATAGAGTGAAATACTGGAAGATATAACTACCTAACGTAAGACTAGCTGATTTGCAGATGTACCAGGACAGAACAGCCGGGTCCAAGGAAAGCTAAGTTAGTCTACAGTTCTCCTCTGCAAGATTTGCTGAATAAATCTCCACATAGATGCGTACTATTTATAAAGGTACACCTAATGTACTTACCCCTTATCAAGTTATTGAAAACTATGGCACCTAGTATCAGTGcttcaaaagttattttttttttgcgtATCTTAGGAAGATTCAGAAACACAGACCTCTTAAGACTGTAAGTCATATCATCACCTTCACCCAAAACTCTGAGTAGGATGGCTTTGTaagagcagctccccagcagaCAGAAAACTAAAATGCTAGGTGGTGTCATCAAATGGCTTAAATTCTTCATCATCTTAATAACATCTCAGCTACTTAAGCTAAGCAAAAGCCTGTAAGCTGTTTACAAGTCAAACAGCAGGTGATAAAACTGAATGCAAGAAGCAGGGCAGAGGTGGCTAGGCAAAGTGCattgcaaatgaaataaaactttccaCAAGTTTTACATAATACCTCTGCCACAAGACAAGCAGTCACAAGGAGACAGAAACTAGAATCATGTGAAATGAACTCTTCAATATCTTCTGAGTCTCTTTTAACTTTAAACAGGTAATAGTACTCTGTTGTTTTTGCACAACTCCTACCCCTAGTAAATCAAGATACTGACActaaatgtatttgaaaaagcaGACCTACCAAAACAGTACTGTCAAACATGATCCCTCCTGTTCTTAACCATCAAAACCCCCACCATGACATTAGACTTGCAGACTTCtagcaaggaaagaaggagcTGAATATCAGCACTGTCACTTCTAGAAATTTAGTTGTTCTGTTCTCAGTCCTACTGAAGAAGTAGTAACATGCCAAGAACTACTTTTCATAGAAAAGAGTATTTGTGTGAAGCACTattcaattttctgtttcacattAAACATTAAAGCTGAACTTACCATCTGGGTCTTTAAAAGTCAGTGTGATAAATTTGCTAGCAACCATGAACATGAATATCACCCAAAAGCATGCAGCTAGCAGCAGCCACTGGTGGTGCATGTTGTCAGATGTGAGCCATATAAAGTTGGCACTTCctgtttgaaagagaaaagattgaAACACTAGTTATTTTTGCTACagtttagaaaaatactttctataacctaaaagaaaaaactttaaTACGTATGTGTGTCGTAAAACACAGCAGTAGATTtcactttttactttttgcCCATTCAGTCATATTTTTAACCAGTGTTAAGGCTGAGGCAATGTAACCACTGACTGCTATCAAAAGGAGGCTTCACTTCTTCACCCCTGTGTACACATTCCCAGCCTCCTGATTGTGCTGAGAATAGCACTGGCTGGCTGACTGCTCGGGGAGACAGATCAGCAAAAcccatgatttttttaaagaagagttTATTTTTTGATTCAGCTTAGCAAGACAGCCCAatgcagaaaaggaagggagCATGAAGAACGCTGTGCTCTCAGTGGTAGATGTAACATTAATACTGTTCTTGGTTATCCCAAGTCAGCTTATGACACATAACATGGACTCTTCCCCTGTCCGGCCTACAGAAGCTACCAAGCTGCAATGCTAAGCTTAACCTGGCCAAATATTTTTCGTTTTCCTTGCAGCAGTGCCTACTACCTGTAGCTGTATCCCTGCCTCAAAGACACAACTTTCTCAGGAGTGCAGGAAGGGTTACCCAAACAGTTGAGACTGCAGCTTTAATGTGCAAAGAAACCACCCACAGGAACAGACTGAATACATGCAGTTTTATCCTGATTTTTGAAACTGCAATcctaataaattattttccatgaCTGTAAGTTAAGATTAAATATAAGGAAACCGATGATAAAAAGGATTGAAGCTCCCAGCCACtaagagaaatggaaaatgttaaGCTGTATCTTTTGCTGAATTGCCAGCTTCTGATGGGCAATACACACAGGGGTGGAATCAGGCATCTGTGAAGCTCCactacaaataaaaaacaacccacaacCAAAACCTAGAAAAACACAGCTCTATTGTCTCTACTGTTGCTGGAGAGGTAAGACACCTGAGGGGCTGAACTCAAAAGAAAGAGTGAATGCTTCCTTCTGAGGACGTATGCAACACAACATCAGAACACTTAACTGAAGAGGACCTAATACAAAAATCTCATACAATTACATCCTCACAGCAATCCTGTAACTACCAATAGGATCAAACTCAGTCCTAAAGTAGCCACACGCAACTTCAGCGAGAGTCATAACTGCATGGTTTGTGATCACAATTTCTATACAGCCATTTGAGTGAATTGCCAAGGAATGTAAGAAATGCCCTCATTCCCAGTTATGATGCTAAAAAATGTTAGTTAATACTTCTAAGGAAGCGTTTATTAAGTTTTTCAGTCATATACCAGTATTCCATCTTCTTCATTCCCACAAAGCATCAATAACAAAAGTAAGATACTACTGCTACAGGTGCCAATTGCTTTTCCAACTAGCTTTTGCCTTCCAGCAATATAAATGTTTCCAGGAAGAGTTCTCTCCACAGCTGACAGCAGTGAACCATCTTCAGGATATGCTGAAAGTCTGTGCAGGCAGTCAAGCAGTTCAAAACACATTTGGGACCCAAATGATGTATTCAAAATGGGTAAGAGGAGGTAAAGAACTGAGTATCTCcagttaaagggaaaaaaatttagctAGGGTGCCAGTGTTCAGGCCTACTTTTATTTTCTCGGTGCAGCATTTTTCAGCTTGGCTTCTGAAAGttcccttctttccccctcttctttCATGAGTTCATTTTTAAGTACTTCTAAAAACACCACACCTAGGTATCAACTGTCTTTTGGACACTTAGAGGTGCTGTGACCTCCATTAAGACAATGTTTGTCATCTCCTGTTTTTTGCTGCAATTCCCTGGCTCACAACTGAGCATACCATGTCCAAAACATGTTTATTCTTCATGATCTGGAAGACTGTTGACCAGGAAAGGCAAATACGGTATGAATTCCATCAGACTTTTCAGTCTGGCCTCTTTTCAGCTAAGCAGTTCAAAAGTTATTCCCAACCTACCACTGCACTAGTGCAAAGCCTACCCTAAGATTCATGCTGAAAACCACCAGGTCTCAAAGGTCCTCATTTTTCAGTCTGCCATGAAATGCACCATCTTCCACTTAGGCACTGAGATTTGTCACCTTCACTTTCAGACATCACATTCATTTCCAACTCTCACAGATGACAGAATTCAGACTGACTATCAAGACACAAAAATGtagaaacaacattttttactttttgggTAGCTCTGCTAAAACCATGAGAACCGTTCAACATTCTAAACACAATGCAGCGGGCTGACAGAAGCTTGCAGAGAACACTCTGCAGGAGGAAAATCTCTAACCATCAGCTACAGGCTTTTCAGAGGTATAATGAAAGGTCTGGGCCAAACCTCTCTGCCCAACTCAGTATATTTGTTCTACATAAAGCAGGGTAGAAACAGCCTCCAACATTCATAGCATCCCTGCTAGTCTGCCCACTTTTATAATGGTGACGGATGCACACCATTCAGTAAGAAGTATTGATCCATATCCCCTTACGTAATTTATGTATTGGATTTCTAAGAAATTGTGTTAAGTCACATGGGAAATGCAGTTTCCATGTGCTCTGACCTGAAATGCAGTTAGTGTAGACAGGACCCTGCTGCCAGGTCCTGTGCTGTAAGGACAGGAGAGCATTTCAGCCAAAGTCACCTACAAGCAGTACAGTTCTCACCTCAAGCACAGGGCTTAGAGAGTAGGAAGGGGTCAGAACTGCAGCCACATCCATAGGAACCACCACTTCTACCCTTGAAGACGTGGAAGCTGAGAGGAAAACATTAAGCAGTCTTgtctactctttttttttttaatgcgCACAGGAAATCTGCAACCATACCCATGAATGTAAGAGCCTTGTCAGAGGATCTGTCATAACGTAATTATGATGTTACTACACTGTTACTCACTTCTAGCATCCTAAAGTACATCTGTATCAGCAGCACATCACCCATCTCAAGAAGCAGAACTCTTCAAAGTTACAGACAGAAGTACCTCAACATGCTCACTTAAATGCAATGATCAGtactttgtaaaaaaataatgtgtttatGTTGTTTCTCTGTCTCTaccttaatatttttattgttttcacaTAGGGCAATTGCATTTCCTATTTTATCTCCAACCTTACTGCATTTCTGTTGCTTCTCTTGCACTTATTTTCTAGTAAATACAAGTACTagcttctgtttttcctctttaataGTTTCCTTCAGCTTCCAAAACAGTCTTCTATTTCTGGTTGCCtaaaacacaatttttctttacaagtagaaaaaaatgagaaatatgttGACGGTTTAGTCCATTTTCTCACAAGGAAATACACAGAGTTTTCTGGTTACTCTTTCTCCCTCTTATTGCAATTCTACACTTTTTAGGAGTGATCTCAAAACTCCTGTCCCTACCCATTCCTCTGTCCTTCCCCCTCGGGCTACCACAAACTGCCACATAACCCTCAGATTAGCCAGATGAAGAGTTTTGCATGAGAAAAAATGGGATcaccaacacacacacaaacatgaaCCAAAGATCAAGACACAGAGTTGCAGGCTTGACCCGTTGCCCGCAA
This Corvus moneduloides isolate bCorMon1 chromosome 2, bCorMon1.pri, whole genome shotgun sequence DNA region includes the following protein-coding sequences:
- the CHST10 gene encoding carbohydrate sulfotransferase 10; amino-acid sequence: MHHQWLLLAACFWVIFMFMVASKFITLTFKDPDGYGAKQEPLILTAVTKVEEVHVPEEKHWPEEFQPTGKAFSGSLIRQPLVHMERLELLRNVCRDTALRDLSHTAVSKFVLDRIFVCDKHKILFCQTPKVGNTQWKKVLIVLNGAFSSIEEIPENIVHDHEKNGLPRLSSFSDSEIKKRLNLYFKFFIVRDPFERLISAFKDKFVHNPRFEPWYRHEIAPGIIRKYRKNRTETKGLQFEDFVRYLGDPNHRWLDVQFGDHIIHWVTYVELCAPCEITYSVIGHHETLEDDAPYILKAAGIDHLVSYPTIPPGITVYNRTKVERYFSGISKRDIRRLYARFEGDFKLFGYREPDFLLN